CCAATCCTCAGAATTTGCCCAAAGACAATTCTACCCCTTCCATTGTTCTTGATCCATCCAAGTGTGTAAAATGCGGACGTTGTGTAAATGTATGTCAGGAAATGCAGAATGTATGGGCACTTGAGTTTCTTGGAAGAGGGGATGGTACAAGAATCGCTCCTGCAGGCGATATATATCTTAACGATAGCCCCTGTATCAAGTGTGGTCAGTGTTCTGCACATTGTCCAGTAGGAGCCATATACGAGAAGGATGATACTCGTAAAGTATGGGATGCAATAAGAGATCCTGAGATACACACAGTAGTGCAGATAGCACCTGCTGTGCGTGTTGCTATAGGAGAAGCTTTTGGTTATGAGCCTGGGACATTGCTTACTGGCAAAACCTATGCAGCTCTCAGAAGGCTTGGTTTTGATACCATATTTGATACTAATTTTGCTGCTGACCTCACAATAATGGAAGAAGCCAGTGAATTTGTAAAACGCTTTCTAGAAGGAAAAGGCGAGATTCCTCTGGTTACAACCTGTTGTCCCTCATGGGTTGATTATCTGGAAAAATACTTCCCAGATATGATACCTCACTTTTCTACAGCAAAGTCTCCGCAAATGATGATGGCATCTATGATTAAGACATACTATGCACAAAAAGCCGGAATAGACCCTGCTAAGATAGTAGTTGTCTCCGTAATGCCCTGTACAAGTAAGAAATATGAGATAAACCGGGATGAGGATATGTATTCTTCCGGATACAAAGACCTTGATATCTCCATCACAACACGAGAACTTGCACGCATGATAAAATCAGCTGGAATAGAGTTTTCCAAGCTGCCGGATGAAGAAGCTGATTCTCCTCTGGGTATGTATACGGGAGCAGGAACCATATTCGGTGCAACAGGTGGTGTTATGGAAGCTGCCATACGAACAGCCTATTATTTTGTAACCGGCAAAGAGATGGGAGAAGTAGAGTACACACCGGTACGCGGACTTGAGGGAGTAAAAGAATCCGAGCTTGACATAGATGGCACCAAGGTTAAAATAGCGGTTGCTCATTCTATCTCCAACGTAGAATACGTTCTCAACAAAGTAAAAGAAGCAAAAGCCGCAGGGAAAGATGTTCCATATCACTTTATAGAGGTTATGGCCTGCCGTGGCGGATGTGTTGGTGGAGGCGGACAGCCTTACGGAGCAACGGATGCCATAAGGGCAAAGCGCACTGCAGGTATATATGCAGATGACAAAAAGTCAGAAATCCGTTGTTCTCATCAGAACCCTGCAATCAAGAAACTTTACGAAGAATTTCTGGGAGAACCTCTTGGAGAGAAAGCACACAAGTATCTACATACACACTATACACCCAGACCACTCTATCAAAAATAAATACCGAACGGCGCCCCTAAGGGCGCCTTTTTTAAAAAAAGCTATTTATAAAGAAAAACGCATTATAAGCTCTTGTAGATTCTGAGAAGCTTTTACAGTTTTATTTCCTGCCTCGCGCATTCTTATAAAGCTACCTTCCATATCCACAAGAATTTTACCTAGAATTTGCATCTTTTTCCTGGTATTATCTGCAATGGAGTTTACATCTGACAGAGTATTTCTTATATAATCTGCTTTTTCTTTGGTCCCAGAAGAAGAGTTCTTCATATCCTGAGATATATTTATGAGAGAATTGGTGCTATCATAAATCTCACCGCTTGCAATAGAAAGCTCCTTAAGCCCCAGTTGAATCTCTTCTATACCTTCTGTTACCAGTTTTACATAATCCATGAGCCTTTTTAGAGTATCGGAAGTCTCTGTAGAGAATCGGTAACTGTCGTTTATCTTGTGTAGAATGCTTTCTATCTCTCCGGATATCCTTGATGCATGACTTGCCGTAGTTGTTGCAAGCCTATTAATCTCATCTGCCACAACGGAAAAACCTGCTCCCGCATCTCCTGCATGAGCAGCTTCTATAGACGCATTTATAGAAAGGAGATTGGTATGTTCTGCTATTTCTCTTATAACAGATACAAGAGATTTTATATCATCTGCAGACTTTGATATATCTGCTATGGAGTTTACTGTGTTCTCCATGTTTTTACCGGTTTTTTCTATAAGAGAGTATATCTCTTTGTTTTTTTCTTTTCTTTCATCTGCAACTCTTGATATGTTTCCTATGGATGCTGTAATTTGCTGGATACTGGCAGAAGATTGAGTTACTGCAGAAGCTTGAGCTTCTATTTTTTCTGTCAAATCCTGTAAAAAGTCCAAAATACTGTTTACGACTATATTTGTCTTTTCTATCTGTTCTACAAGCCTATTGTTTTCTGCTAGGGTCTCATTAGCATTGCGGGTCAAAATATCTACTTTTTCTGATAGTTCTTGTGTGGATGACTCAAGATGTTTTCCCAGCTCTGTTGTCCCTCTTATATTGTTTCTTATCTCTACTATTATGGAGGCCAATTGTTCTACAAATATATTAAACTCTCCGGATAATACTCCAACCTCATCCTGTGTAAGCTCGGGAAGTCTCCCCCTGAGATCACCTTTACCTTTTGATAATTCCTTTAATCGTTCTATCACAAGTCTTAAAGGTCTTGTGATTCTTATTATAAACAGCATGGCTGTAATCACTCCTACTATGACCAGTACTGCAGAGGCAAGAATAACCGTTAATACGAGAGTGTTTATGGTTTTATCTATTTCTTTTTCTTTAAGAAGTACGTTTTTGTCTATATCGTCTATATAAAATCCGGTTCCTATTATCCAATCCAAAGGCTTAAAAAGCCTTACAAAAGACAACTTAGGCTGCTCCTCTGTAAGACCTTCTTTTGTAGGCTTTGGCCATAGATATCTTACAAATCCTTCTCCGTCTTTGTCCGTTACATCAAGAAAGGCTACAAAGAGATTTTTGCCTCCATCGGCAACATTGTATTTCTTATCGTTAAGGATTTTCCCATCCAACTCAGGAATTGTAGGGTGCATTATCATATATGGATACGGCCTTGTAGTATCGTTTATCCATATATATCCGGTACCTCCGTCATATCTTATACTTCTTATAAGTTTTATCGCTTCTTGTTTTGCTGTATAGGTGCTTATTTCTCCGCGTTGTACTCTTATCATAAGATGATTGATTATGCTTTCTGCCTCGTCTATTATATTCTTGAGCCGTTTTCCGTATTTTTCTTGCAGCCATTGTGTATCCTTATATTTTTTATAAATGGATTCTGTCGTTGCAAAGGCTATATCCGTGTAGTTTTTGAGGCGTGTTTTTGCATCCTCCATGGCAGTTGTTCTGTAACCTTCTATCTGTTTTTTCCCCAGATTTTTTATGCTTAGTATGGCTATAATTGACAGGCTTAATATAATAAGTAAAGATATAGACGAGAGAAGAATTATAAACTTGCTTCTTATGCTTTTTTTTATATTCATGTTTTTATCCTTAAGGAATATATTTTTATGGTATTCATGCAAATTTTTTTTAGTATGCAGATGCCTGATATGCAAATAAATTCATAGATATAAATATTTCTTCGCTATCTCGTTGACAAAAAAAACTGTTATTCTGATTCAATAAAGATAATCTTTGCTTAGCAAATATCGTGTTTTGTGCTATTATTTATATTGGGCCATGGAGGTGTTATGCTCAGAGAGATAAAAAATGTCAAACAGAATCCGGGAGAATACAGGCGCTGGTTCTCGGATGATTATTTTGATCTTATTGTGTGGTATGCAGAGGATAAGAAAACCATAACTGGTTTTCAATTATGTTATGATAAGCCGGGTAAAGAGAGGGCTTTTACATGGAAATCTCCTGACTCTTATCTCCATACTGCAGTAGATGCGGGTGAAGAGCCTCTCAGTGCAAAGATGTCTCCCATACTTGTTGCGGATGGCAGCTTTGATATGCTTGATGTTCTACAGCGTTTTAATAAAGCTGGTAAAGCTCTTGAGCCTGTTATTTTTAATATTGTTATAGAAAAGATAAAAACCTGCCCTGCAAATCTTATGTAAACATTATATAGGAGTCTGTTCGCCTGTCTGCAAATAAGTCATTGTAGGGAGTCACTGTCTTGTTTTTTGCTTCTTCCGGGTTTATCTCGTAGACCATTAGTTCTTCTTCTGTTTCTGATGCTACAGCTAGTTTTGTTCCATCCGGTTTTACTATATGACTTCTTCCTGTATATGTAAGCTGTCTTTCTCCCTGTTTTTCTGTACCGATTCTGTTTGCAAGTATCCAGAATACGTGGTTTTCCACTGCTCTCACCCATGTTGTAATCTGCCCGTATTCCGGCAAAACAAGGTTGGACGGATGGCATATTATCTGTGCTCCCTGCAGTGCAACACTTCTTGCTGCCTCTGGAAAGAAGTGGTCGTAGCACACCAGCATTGCTATTTTTATATCTTCCAGCTGAAATACGGGGAAACCGAGATTGCCTGCTGTAAAAAACTTTTTTTCTTCTGCAAAGAGATGCATTTTGCGGTATACTTCTTTGCCTCCGTCTCTTCTTAGCATTGCTGCACTGTTGTAAAAGTTGCCGTCTTCTTCTTCTGCAAAGCCTGTTACTATGTTTATGCGATATTTTTTTGCAATCTCGTGCAGCTTCTTTATGTTTTTTCCTGTATCAATGTTTTCTGCTATTTTTATAACTTCTTCTTTGTCAGCAAAGAAATATCCTGATAGTGCAAGCTCCGGTAGGACAAGAAGGTCTATGTCCTGCGGGTTTTTTTCTTTGTATGATTTTATGTGTTGTTCTATTTTTTTTATATTTTCTTCTGGGTTTAAAAACTCAGGACAGTATTGAAGATAGCCTACTCTCATATAGCCTCCCTAATATATGTATTATATTATATTTTTTGATTTTAAAGAAGATATATGCGATGTTTTGTATTTTGTACTACACAAAGGGGACAAATGCAAAGTATCCGTGTGTGCTTGTTTCAAATCCTTGTTTTTTCTTTTTTATTTTTGTCATTATACAGGCATTTTGACTTGTCTGTTGCGGAAATACTAGTATTCCTTCTTCTTTTAACTGCTCTGTAATCTCCTTTGCAAGGGTTGATACTGCGGCTGCAATAACTACTCTGTCATATGGGGCATGCTCGGGGTATCCTTTTTTTCCGTCTTTGCAGATGAGGTGTATTTCTTTGTAACCCGCTTTTGCAAGGTTTTGTTTTCCTGTTTTTTGGAGTCCAGGTATTAATTCTAGGGAATATAGTTCTCCCTGTCTTTTCATCTTTTCCCACATTACTGCTGCGCTGTAGCCCGTGCCTCCTCCCAGTTCCAGGACTTTTTTCCCGGGACTTAGTTCTAGAAGGTCTATCATGTATGCTACGGTATAGGGCTGGCTTATTGTCTGGTCATAATCAATAGGCAGTGCTATGTTTTTATATGCTGTTTCTGGCGTGTTGTTTCCTATAAAAAGTTCTCGTGGCACTTTTGCTATTGCTTGTATTGTTTCTTCTGTTATGCCTTGTTTTGATAGAGTTTGCAAAAGCTTTTCTTTTTCCATTATGATTTCATTGTACTTCTGGGTTGTATTTTTGTCAGTAATTTTGTGTTTGTGTTGTTATTTTATCTGGCATTTTTAAAAGACTTATGATATACTTTTTTAAAAGTATTTTAATTTTACCTTGTATATGCCGCAGGCAGGCATTCCCGCAGCCTTTCTTTGTTTTTTGCCTTTGGGCTGCGGGTATGCCGTTCGGTATAAAATAATTTTAAGGAGTTTTTATGGCTAAGGAGCATGTTAAAAGATTGCTTTCAGAGTTGACTGTGGAGGAGAAGGCTTCCCTTATGCTTCATGTGACCAAGCCGGTCGATAGATTGGGGCTTCCTGCTTACAATTGGTGGAATGAGGCGTTGCATGGGGTGGCTAACTCCGGTGAAGCTACTGTGTTTCCTCAGGCGATTGGTCTGGCTGCTAGTTTTGATGATGATCTTGTAGGGCGTGTTGCCGAGGCTATTTCTCTTGAGGCGCGTGCTAAGTTTAATGAGGTGGGTGCGCGTGATGCCTGCCGTTATGGCAGAGGGCTTACTTTTTGGTCGCCCAATATAAATATCTACAGAGATCCCAGGTGGGGTAGAGGACAGGAGACTTATGGTGAGGATCCGTTTCTTACTGCAAGGCTTGGCAAGGCTTTTGTAAAGGGGCTGCAGGGTGAGGATAGGAATAACTTGCGTGTTGCAGCTTGTGCCAAGCATTATGCTGTGCATTCTGGACCCGAGGGGTTAAGGCATACTTTTGATGCGAGGGTGTCGGAGAAGGATTTGCGCGAGACTTATCTTCCCGCTTTTAAGGCGCTTGTTGAGGCCGGGGTGGAGGCTGTTATGGGTGCGTATAATAGGGTAAATGGTGAGCCGGCTTGTGGAAGCAAGAGGCTTCTTGAGGATATTCTCAGGGGCGAGTGGGGTTTTGACGGGCATGTAGTGTCTGATTGCTGGGCTATTGCGGATTTCCATCAGAACCATAAGGTTACTTCCGGGCCGGAGGAGTCTATCGCTATGGCTCTTAAGTCTGGATGTGATTTAAACTGCGGCAATACATACGAGCACTTACTGGATGCTCTCAAAAAAGGTCTTATCACAGAAGATGATATAAACAGGGCTGTAGAGAGACTGCTTACTACGCTTGATAGGCTGGGGCTGCTGGAGGAAGGGAGCAATCCCTACTCCAAGATAAGGTTATCTGATATAGATTGGCAGGCTCACAGGGCTTTGTCTCTTGAGGCTGCGGAGAAATCTATTGTGTTGTTAAAGAATAACGGTATTCTGCCTCTTGATAAGAGCAAACTTGCTGCCATATATGTGACAGGTCCCAATGCAGCCAATGTGCAAGCTCTGCTTGGAAACTATTCTGGTGTATCATCCAGGCTAGTAACCATACTGGAAGGCATTACAGGAGAAGCTGGGCCTGCCATCAGCATTAGCTACAAGGTAGGTGTTCCTCTGCACGGAAAGAAAATCAATCCCAATGACTGGGCAACCGGTGTTGCACGTTATACGGATGTTACAATAGCTGTTCTTGGTCGTGATACGACTGTAGAAGGAGAAGAGGGGGACGCCATTTTCTCTGACAACTATGCGGATCTCAAAGAACTTGAGATAACAGAGGAGCAGCTTGAGTATCTTAGAAAGCTCAAATCCATGGGTAAGCCGGTTATAGCCGTTATTCTGGCAGGCTCCCCCGTAAGCAGCCCAGAGCTCTATGAACTTGCGGATGCGGTCCTTTATGGCTGGTATCCCGGGCAGGAGGGCGGTAATGCTATAGCCAACATTCTCTTTGGAAAAAAGAGTCCGTCCGGAAAGCTGCCCATAACCTTCCCCTCAAGCACCGCAGCTCTTCCTGATTTTACGGATTACAGCATGCGCGGCAGAACCTACA
This sequence is a window from Spirochaetia bacterium 38H-sp. Protein-coding genes within it:
- a CDS encoding methyl-accepting chemotaxis protein, yielding MNIKKSIRSKFIILLSSISLLIILSLSIIAILSIKNLGKKQIEGYRTTAMEDAKTRLKNYTDIAFATTESIYKKYKDTQWLQEKYGKRLKNIIDEAESIINHLMIRVQRGEISTYTAKQEAIKLIRSIRYDGGTGYIWINDTTRPYPYMIMHPTIPELDGKILNDKKYNVADGGKNLFVAFLDVTDKDGEGFVRYLWPKPTKEGLTEEQPKLSFVRLFKPLDWIIGTGFYIDDIDKNVLLKEKEIDKTINTLVLTVILASAVLVIVGVITAMLFIIRITRPLRLVIERLKELSKGKGDLRGRLPELTQDEVGVLSGEFNIFVEQLASIIVEIRNNIRGTTELGKHLESSTQELSEKVDILTRNANETLAENNRLVEQIEKTNIVVNSILDFLQDLTEKIEAQASAVTQSSASIQQITASIGNISRVADERKEKNKEIYSLIEKTGKNMENTVNSIADISKSADDIKSLVSVIREIAEHTNLLSINASIEAAHAGDAGAGFSVVADEINRLATTTASHASRISGEIESILHKINDSYRFSTETSDTLKRLMDYVKLVTEGIEEIQLGLKELSIASGEIYDSTNSLINISQDMKNSSSGTKEKADYIRNTLSDVNSIADNTRKKMQILGKILVDMEGSFIRMREAGNKTVKASQNLQELIMRFSL
- a CDS encoding nitrilase-related carbon-nitrogen hydrolase, producing the protein MRVGYLQYCPEFLNPEENIKKIEQHIKSYKEKNPQDIDLLVLPELALSGYFFADKEEVIKIAENIDTGKNIKKLHEIAKKYRINIVTGFAEEEDGNFYNSAAMLRRDGGKEVYRKMHLFAEEKKFFTAGNLGFPVFQLEDIKIAMLVCYDHFFPEAARSVALQGAQIICHPSNLVLPEYGQITTWVRAVENHVFWILANRIGTEKQGERQLTYTGRSHIVKPDGTKLAVASETEEELMVYEINPEEAKNKTVTPYNDLFADRRTDSYIMFT
- a CDS encoding glycoside hydrolase family 3 N-terminal domain-containing protein, which encodes MAKEHVKRLLSELTVEEKASLMLHVTKPVDRLGLPAYNWWNEALHGVANSGEATVFPQAIGLAASFDDDLVGRVAEAISLEARAKFNEVGARDACRYGRGLTFWSPNINIYRDPRWGRGQETYGEDPFLTARLGKAFVKGLQGEDRNNLRVAACAKHYAVHSGPEGLRHTFDARVSEKDLRETYLPAFKALVEAGVEAVMGAYNRVNGEPACGSKRLLEDILRGEWGFDGHVVSDCWAIADFHQNHKVTSGPEESIAMALKSGCDLNCGNTYEHLLDALKKGLITEDDINRAVERLLTTLDRLGLLEEGSNPYSKIRLSDIDWQAHRALSLEAAEKSIVLLKNNGILPLDKSKLAAIYVTGPNAANVQALLGNYSGVSSRLVTILEGITGEAGPAISISYKVGVPLHGKKINPNDWATGVARYTDVTIAVLGRDTTVEGEEGDAIFSDNYADLKELEITEEQLEYLRKLKSMGKPVIAVILAGSPVSSPELYELADAVLYGWYPGQEGGNAIANILFGKKSPSGKLPITFPSSTAALPDFTDYSMRGRTYRYMEDGILFPFGFGLTYADIKPEEVKVQDAWNPDEALSLEAVLTNTSAIDAEEVVQVYASWKKDGLELPRWQLVGFKRTEVKANSKTTVKMDIAPDSLRWIDNTGHAIKPEGSIKLHIGLSSPLPEAWEKGAPRGIEKEIKIK
- a CDS encoding protein-L-isoaspartate(D-aspartate) O-methyltransferase; translated protein: MEKEKLLQTLSKQGITEETIQAIAKVPRELFIGNNTPETAYKNIALPIDYDQTISQPYTVAYMIDLLELSPGKKVLELGGGTGYSAAVMWEKMKRQGELYSLELIPGLQKTGKQNLAKAGYKEIHLICKDGKKGYPEHAPYDRVVIAAAVSTLAKEITEQLKEEGILVFPQQTSQNACIMTKIKKKKQGFETSTHGYFAFVPFV
- a CDS encoding NADH-dependent [FeFe] hydrogenase, group A6 yields the protein MVNIKINGKELKVSEGTSILNAARHFQIDIPTLCYHPDLPAWGSCGLCIVKTEGSPKMFRACATPVAEGMSIITDDPEIVEVRKNTLQLILADHPNDCLYCGRNGNCELQKLAAEFGIREQPYEPNPQNLPKDNSTPSIVLDPSKCVKCGRCVNVCQEMQNVWALEFLGRGDGTRIAPAGDIYLNDSPCIKCGQCSAHCPVGAIYEKDDTRKVWDAIRDPEIHTVVQIAPAVRVAIGEAFGYEPGTLLTGKTYAALRRLGFDTIFDTNFAADLTIMEEASEFVKRFLEGKGEIPLVTTCCPSWVDYLEKYFPDMIPHFSTAKSPQMMMASMIKTYYAQKAGIDPAKIVVVSVMPCTSKKYEINRDEDMYSSGYKDLDISITTRELARMIKSAGIEFSKLPDEEADSPLGMYTGAGTIFGATGGVMEAAIRTAYYFVTGKEMGEVEYTPVRGLEGVKESELDIDGTKVKIAVAHSISNVEYVLNKVKEAKAAGKDVPYHFIEVMACRGGCVGGGGQPYGATDAIRAKRTAGIYADDKKSEIRCSHQNPAIKKLYEEFLGEPLGEKAHKYLHTHYTPRPLYQK